From a single Ciconia boyciana chromosome 4, ASM3463844v1, whole genome shotgun sequence genomic region:
- the SH3GL2 gene encoding endophilin-A1 yields the protein MSVAGLKKQFHKATQKVSEKVGGAEGTKLDDDFKEMERKVDVTSRAVMEIMAKTIEYLQPNPASRAKLSMINTMSKIRGQEKGPGYPQAEALLADAMLKFGRELGEECNFGPALADVGEAMKELSEVKDSLDMEVKQNFIDPLQNLHDKDLREIQHHLKKMEGRRLDFDYKKKRQGKLPDEELRQALEKFDESKEIAESSMFNLLEMDIEQVSQLSALVQAQLEYHKQATQILQRVTSKLEDRIKEASSQPRREYQPKPRMSLDFTTGDNTQHNGGISHATTPKPSGVHMDQPCCRALYDFEPENEGELGFKEGDIITLTNQIDENWYEGMLHGRSGFFPINYVDILVPLPN from the exons aaaGTGAGTGAAAAAGTAGGAGGTGCAGAAGGAACCAAGCTGGATGATGACttcaaagaaatggaaagg AAAGTGGATGTGACCAGCAGGGCAGTTATGGAAATAATGGCAAAGACGATAGAGTATCTTCAGCCCAATCCAG CTTCCAGAGCTAAACTCAGCATGATCAACACTATGTCAAAAATTCGAGGCCAGGAAAAGGGACCAGGTTACCCTCAGGCTGAAGCCTTGCTGGCAGATGCGATGCTGAAATTTGGCCGAGAACTTGGAGAAGAATGCAACTTTG GACCAGCACTTGCAGATGTGGGAGAAGCTATGAAGGAGCTTTCTGAGGTCAAGGACTCTTTAGACATGGAAGTGAAACAAAACTTCATTGACCCACTTCAGAATCTCCATGACAAAGATCTGAGAGAAATACAG CATCACCTGAAGAAAATGGAGGGTCGACGCCTGGATTTtgattacaaaaagaaaagacagggcAAGCTCCCTGATGAAGAACTTCGCCAAGCTCTTGAGAAGTTTGACGAATCAAAAGAAATTGCTGAGTCAAGCATGTTTAACCTTCTGGAGATGGAT ATTGAGCAAGTGAGCCAGCTTTCTGCTCTTGTACAAGCCCAGCTGGAGTACCACAAGCAGGCCACACAGATCCTACAGCGAGTTACTTCTAAGCTGGAAGACAG AATAAAAGAGGCATCATCTCAGCCCAGGAGAGAATACCAGCCCAAACCCCGTATGAGCCTGGATTTCACAACTGGTGACAATACTCAGCACAATGGAGGAATATCCCATGCCACCACACCCAAACCGTCAG GTGTTCACATGGATCAGCCATGCTGCCGAGCGCTGTATGACTTTGAACCAGAAAATGAAGGGGAGCTGGGATTTAAAGAGGGTGATATCATTACCCTCACTAACCAGATTGATGAAAACTGGTATGAGGGGATGCTTCATGGCCGATCAGGTTTCTTCCCCATCAACTATGTTGATATTCTAGTTCCATTACCCAATTAG